In the genome of Paralichthys olivaceus isolate ysfri-2021 chromosome 10, ASM2471397v2, whole genome shotgun sequence, the window gTTGTGTTACTGCGTGATCTGGCTGATAAATGTGACCATCATCGTTACGATCATCGTGGATAAAAACCTTCATGAACCCATGTACATCTTCCTCTGTAATCTGTGCATTAACGGACTGTATGGGACTGcaggcttttatccaaagttcCTCAGCGacctcctgtcttcctctcatgTCATCTCTTACGCTGGATGTCTCCTGCAGGGTTTTGTGCTGCACTCTTCAGCTGTTGCAGAGTTGTCTATTCTTGTATTAATGGCGTATGACAGATATGTGGCTATATGTCAGCCTCTGATGTACCACTCAGTGATGACGAAGGGAAAAATaggcctgtttgtgttttttgcgtGGTTCATACCTCACTATCTGGTGCTGGTGGGCACTATAACAACATCAATTACCAAAATATGTGGCTCACATATTCCAAAAATCTACTGTATTAATTATTTGGTGAACAGACTTGCTTGTACTCCCCCAATAGCAAGTGTCATTGTTCCAGCTTTTAATTACACTGTTTGTATAATCCACATAGGCTTTATTGTTTGGTCTTATATGTATCTGATAAGAAAATGCCTTGGCTCTGCTGAGAACAGAAGCAAGTTTATGCAAACCTGTCTGCCACATTTACTCTGTTTGAATACTTTTGCCTTTAGtatgttttttgatttgatgtACGTGAGATTTGGCACGAGTGCGATACCTCAGGGTGTCAAGAATTTTATGGCAATAGAGTTTCTGGTGATTCCTCCGATCCTCAATCCCCTCATATATGGTCTCAAACTGACACAAATACGAAACAGAATTGTGCAGTTTTTTAAAGGGAGAACTGACATGTGATCAGTAGAAAGAAAGGTGATTAATATGATCATccgctttgttttgttttgtttagtttgtttagaAATGTGTTATAATCAGAGAAACAACccttttgaaaaacacatttcacagcacAGTTACCAGGCTTTAACCTCTACATTACCACTCTGTAATGACACAAAGAGTCTGTGGCTCATTTCTTTACTTGGTTTATATGTTTAATTCTGATGTTAATCTGTACAATGACAGCATCAGGATCAGGGTTATGTGCCTCACTGTTTCTGTTATAGCTTATTCTGCCTCCATAGAAAATAAGGCTATTAcagctttttaaattatttttgtctttgaccctttaattaacatttactgTTATATTCTCTATTTTCAGTCTGATCATAACTTGTCTgccacatttcttttgtttttaaattatttacatgTTTGCTTTCTACTTTTTCACAAAATGTACATGATTTAATGGCCATATAAAATCTCCTTCTCCCTACAGTGAATATTATGAAGGTTTAAAcctgacacaaataaaaaacataacaatgcaatgtttgggttttgttttcttgGACACAAATTGGTATGTGGAGCATGATGTATAATGCGTATTTGACAAtatcaataaattattattgtttttcatagaCACtatctcttgtcctctctggggcatagtgcaacaggctgttgtgtttgggaagtgcgagagcttggcgaaggtcaaagccttcactccctagacatcacagatatgagactgcgtaagcagcactactgtctccataactagaaaatacatttgattgtttagcaacaagcacacccatagattaaatgatctgttggggtttaaagtgtgactgcagaaaagcagacttcagaatatgagagagcatcatgcacagatgttgtatgaatgaattctgattttctccttggccaagcttcaataaatatttcagcataagacaccaaagggctcctgaacgctttcttcattgatgagttgaccattgagcagcagattttccacaacaattaTCTCATCTGACAAACTTGTGACATTAATCTGTAACTTTAATGATCTAAAACATCAACCAGAGAGCAACACTGATAAAGAATCCAGTGTTGTACTGTAAATGAGTGTGTTAAGCATTGAGGCAGGTTCACATGTAATTACTTTGACCTTCCACAATAAACAATGTCCCACTATGTAGTTCTGAAATAATCGATGGGTAAATTTGCACTAAGGTTGATTTAAACTTGTGCCTCTGTCTCTCAACTTTGACACCCTCACCATGCACTGTTTGCACCACACAGAACTGATCTATATACAATTAATGGGCCGTTTCTCTCTGGgagtaaatatgaaaaaattcATTGCACCATCTCCAGAAGCCCTTCATCCTGCGCAAATGCATCTGTTTGGTGaaccaaataaaatgtttacaatgttAATTTAACTTAGCTTAATAGTTATATTGAGTGAGTTTCTCCaaataatgtctttttttatttgcttcaaTCCTTTTTAACTAAAGGAGAATTTTAACAATAGTGCTGCCTCTGTGGacttattcattattcatatatacatattatatatattcactCAGGTATTGTctcttaaacaaaaacatgaacatgactGAGATAAACTGCGAAGCCACAACTGTTGCGTGCTGATAGCATGCAGTGTAATTTTTTATATCTTGTGTATAAAACTCAACATGAGTTTAGTGTAACTCAACTGCAACTAACTGCAACTGATTTACACTTTTAATAACACAGCACTTACATGGGGTATAAACCCATACAACAAAATGCAGTTCAACATAAGATTGAATGGGAAGGGCCTGAGCCTCTCACAGAGTtcatcagttttaattttttttatgaggTCAGGCTTAATGTGACAAATACTGcataatgtttttgtgtgtagttAATCACTGGGTCATCTGTTCCAGCTCACTGATTGGACTGTTTCAATTCCCATGTTCACAAACATTTTATCTGTTGCTGCTATTAAAGTATATAAACTGATGAAAGAATAACAGTTCAGGTAAGTCAGCGAAGGATGTCTTTGTTTTCTAATAATGTAAGAGAAGATTTTTGTCATGGTGGATAATGTTTCAGTAGTTTCTATGTTTACTCTGTCAGGGTTGAGTGGCACAGTGCATTACAGAGTcattctcttcatcctcactttgttgtgttactgtgtgatCTGGCTGATAAATGGGACCATCATCGTTACGATCATCGTGGATAAAAACCTTCATGAACCCATGTACATCTTCCTCTGTAATCTGTGCATTAACGGACTGTATGGGACTGcaggcttttatccaaagttcCTCAGCGacctcctgtcttcctctcatgTCATCTCTTACGCTGGATGTCTCCTGCAGGGTTTTGTGCTGCACTCTTCAGCCGTTGCAGAGTTGTCTATTCTTGTATTAATGGCGTATGACAGATATGTGGCTATATGTCAGCCTCTGATGTACCACTCAGTGATGACGAAGGGAAAAATaggcctgtttgtgttttttacgTGGCTCATACCTCACTATCTGGTGCTGGTGAGCACTATAACAACATCAATTAC includes:
- the LOC138411797 gene encoding olfactory receptor 52B2-like; its protein translation is MVDNVSVVSMFTLSGLSGTVHYRVILFILTLLCYCVIWLINGTIIVTIIVDKNLHEPMYIFLCNLCINGLYGTAGFYPKFLSDLLSSSHVISYAGCLLQGFVLHSSAVAELSILVLMAYDRYVAICQPLMYHSVMTKGKIGLFVFFTWLIPHYLVLVSTITTSITKICGSHIPKIYCINYLVNRLACTPPIASVIVPTLNYTVCIIHAGFIVWSYMYLIRKCLGSGENRSKFMQTCLPHLLCLNTLAFSMFFDLMYVRFGTSAIPQGVKNFMAIEFLVIPPILNPLIYGLKLTQIRNRIVQFFKGRTDM
- the LOC138411796 gene encoding olfactory receptor 52B2-like, producing the protein MVDNVSVVAMFTLSGLSGTMHYRVTLFILTLLCYCVIWLINVTIIVTIIVDKNLHEPMYIFLCNLCINGLYGTAGFYPKFLSDLLSSSHVISYAGCLLQGFVLHSSAVAELSILVLMAYDRYVAICQPLMYHSVMTKGKIGLFVFFAWFIPHYLVLVGTITTSITKICGSHIPKIYCINYLVNRLACTPPIASVIVPAFNYTVCIIHIGFIVWSYMYLIRKCLGSAENRSKFMQTCLPHLLCLNTFAFSMFFDLMYVRFGTSAIPQGVKNFMAIEFLVIPPILNPLIYGLKLTQIRNRIVQFFKGRTDM